Genomic DNA from Lagenorhynchus albirostris chromosome 20, mLagAlb1.1, whole genome shotgun sequence:
tagttgctccgcggcatgtgggatcctcccggaccagggcttgaactcgtgtcccctgcattggcaggcggattctcaaccactgcgccaccagggaagccccctcgcttgagatttgtagttttgatttggaagTGAGTCCAGTTGCACAGGTGTACTGGTTCTTGAGCAGAAGTTGGTTCCAACCAGGGTTTGGGATTTTTCCAGTTGAGTACAATGGACGCAGAAAAGGGTAAAGGAGTTGGATGCAGGGCAGTGATTATCAGGAGGGATCCAGGACTCCAAGCTGGGTAAGGGCAGTGAGGATGTAGCTGACGGCACAGCAGGAGGCTAAGGCCAATGGCTCGGAGGTCTCAGTGGGCTCAGAGTCCCTGGCGTGGGGCTAATAACAGTACCTGAGCTGGAGGAATGGAGGTGATGGTCAGGGGGTGGGAGGGTTGAAGTTACCAGGGATGGCAAGATCAGGTGTGTCCCCTTGAGGGTGTGGCCGAGGTGTGGCTGGGAAGAAGCTGTTGGAATCCAGGAGGGCctttgaattctcttagcttctcaGCCCCTCCCAACCTGCGAGTCAGAGAGCAACCTCCCACTGGGGCGGGAAGGGGTACACCTCTTCATTGTGCAAACGGGGGCTGAGGCCTGAGGATGCTGGATGCTGAAATGTCAGAGGCTGGAGTTCTGACTCTGAGTCCTGGGATGAGGGAGGATTCTGGGTGTCATCCTTCCTCCCAGCTTGCACAGCAGCAGggctcctttctcctcccccttcctcccgcCTCCCGCCTGCTCCCTGCCTCACAGCTTTTCCTGCACTGCCCAGTCCTCCGGAGAGTCCCTGCAGACAGAAGGGCACGTCCACAGCCACAAGGAGTGCCTTCTTGAAGGTAACCAGGCTGCATGTGGCATTGAAATGCCTGTGGCAGACTTTCACGTTTGTTCCCTCACTCACTCACTTAACTCACTGGTTAAGTGATTTCACCTTTCGGTTGCTCTTCATTAGGTCTGAGCTGCTAAAGCAAGCTCAAGGGATGAATTCCCAGTCGCCATGAGACTGCTCATCCCCCCAGTCCGCCAGCCTGACGTCCGACATGCACTGGGTGCCCGTCACTGTCCTGCATCAGTGTGACATAGAGGCATCACATGACCTCACACGTCTGGCAGGTCCCATGTCCATCGCTTATCTATTCCCTGGGTcctatacatgtgtgtgtgccaCACCTGAATCTTTGAGCCTCTTCCTCATAGCAGGGCTGGTAATACACGAAACGCCATCGATCAAAGTTCCTGTGATGAGTCTTCATTAACTTCCAAAGCCGCCTGTATTTTCCATTACAGAGATCTTTTACGTATTTGTGAAAGTCATGCTGGCTCGTTGTGGAAAATGTAAACAATGACAGAGCATACAAAGTGAAAAACCacttccatccctccatcccacaGTGCCGACCACTGCTAAAAGGGTGGCAAATGTGGCTTAATTTATATCCTTCTAGATCTTTTCTATACATTTGCAAAGGGGgaaaagatatatattatatgatgAAGTCTATGTTTACAGATTGAGATCATAGACTAttgttctgcaacttgctttttctcTGCAGCAATAAATGATGGACATCGTGCCAGGTCAGTGCTTCAGatccacttcattctttttaagggcTTCAGAGCATTCACAGTATGGAGGGACCTGGTATATTTAACAGGCTATCAAGGACATTAAGAGTGTTTTTCATTTACCGCCAGCTACAATGGTGCCATGGATATCTCtttaagcactttttttttaaacatctttattggcgtataattgctttacaatggtgtgttagtttctgctttacaacaaagtgagtcagctatacatatacatatatccccatatctcctccctcttgcatgtccctccctccctccctccttatcccacccctctagatggacacaaagcacagagctgatctccctgtgctatgcgactgcttcccactagctgttttacatttggtagtgtatatatatccatgccactctctcactttgtcccagcttacccttccccctgccagtgtcctcaagtttattctctagtaggtctgcatctttattcccatcctgcccctaggttcttcatgacttttttttttttagattccatatatatgcattagcatatggtatttgttcttctctttctgagttacttcattctgtatgacagactctaggtccatccacctcactacatataactcaatttcgtttctttttatggctgagtaatattccattgtatatatctttaAGCTCTTTTGTATGAGCATTTCTGAAGGAttattcctagaaatggaattgctgggtcatgtgcatttaaaattttaatggctACCCAGGGCCAGGCATAGCCTCAGACACATAGTAGGGTCTTTGTAAGTATCTGTGGCATGAATGGATACTGCTGGATTGCCCTCCAGGAAAAACACACTATTTCCACTCCCACCAACAGCAAACAGAGAGCCATAGAACTGACAATTTCTGCTACTGGGTCCCAGCCCCACTGGGCTTCATGACAACCACTTTCCTCCAAGCCACTCTGCTGCTGCCGGGAAGGATTTAAAGACCCTATGTCACCTTTGGTGAAAGGCAGGCAGCGTCCAGGCAGAGGGTGACCTCTCTCCCAGGTCTGCAAAGGCCATGGCTTCAAATCCTCCCACTGGGGTGGGTGTTTACCAGTGAGGGCAACGTCAGCTCTGGGACTTCTCTAACGGGAACTCGCCATGTTTACACAAGCACCCACATATCTTCCTTCTGCTCCCCCGTATCAACCTCTGAAACTGAAGGGAAACTTCCTATGGCTGGGCTCACTCCACTGCCAACTCTGGAACTCTACTGTCATAACTGCTGTTCTTCCTCTGGGGCCTCGTCTCCAGCAGGAACCCCCAGCCAGACAGCCCGTTTCTAGCATCTTTGGGGCTGGTCGTGCCATCTCCCTTCCCCTGGCCCTATCACCTGCCTGGGTCCTGATGCCCCAAGAAAATGATTGGGAGAGCCCCGGAGGAGGCCAGCACGCCGGAGCCAGTTCTACCTCTGACCCTCGTAGGAACTTTGGGCCGGCATTgctctgtgccctctgcctggggaCGAAGGCCGGCATTCAGAGGCTGCCGGGAAGCAGTGCAAAGGCAAGGTCGGGTGGAGGGGCCCAGGCCTCCTGAGCCCCCAAGATGCTGGCGTGGGGGTGTCTCTCACGCTGCGTGTCCCACGCCAGGCTTCCAGCTTCACACGCTGCTGCAGGCCCCCGCAGGGATAACGCCCTGTGAAGACTCTGCCGTGCTGCAATGGTGAGCGCCTCTCCTCTTCAGGTGCTCAACCCCGCAGATGGGGCTGAGGTGGTGGTGCCCAGAACCACGCGGGACTGGAGAAGGGCAGAcctgctctctctcctccctccagagATTCCAGGGTGGGGCAGATCAAGGTCTTCCAGTCCCTGCCCCAGCTcgcctccccactgccccctccccacccccgtggTGAGAGAGTCAGAGAGCTGAGCTCTATGTGTCCCAAGGGAAAGCAGCGGGAGGGTAGGATGAGGAAGCACACAATGGtcactcccaccccatccccattcCCCGTCCGGGCTCTGTGGCACCCAGAGACCTCAAGGAACCAGAGATCAAAGCATTTGTCAAGATCCTCTCCCGGAGGGTGGCCCACGGAAGTACTGTCCTCCCAGGCTCATCAACGGTGGGATTTCAGGCACAGTGACCCCCCGCCAGCTGTGTCCCCCAGCATTGCCTGGGCTCACCTCCCCACACAGTCACAGGCAGACTCTCAGATTAGTGAGAACTCATgttgcaggggaggggagggtacaATGCGTCTTCTCTAGTCAGGTAGAATGGAAGGCAGAGCCCAGGGAGAGCTCAGGCAGTCCTGTCTCCCAGAGTGCATCAGCTCCCTCCAAAACATCTCAGAGCTGGCCGTCCAGTCCACACTCGTACCGCCAGAGCGCAGCTCCCTCCACTCTCAGAGCACCCCTGTTCCACCGCTGGGCACCTCCAACTGTTCACGTTTTCCTCCAGGCAGCCTCTACCTTGCAATggcgggtgagggaggggtggacATGTCACTCCAGACCAGCCCTTgggacaagagaagccactggcgTGGAACCGGGGTAGGAAAAGCAATAAGTTAAAGCCGAGAATGGCCAGAGGTCTGGTACGATGGGCGGGGGCGAGTCTCTGGCTTGATCCAGGAGGCCCCGGGGAGGAGGCGGCTGACGGCAAGGTTCCAGGCAGGAGGTGGCTCAGAAGGCGGGGTTGTCGATGCCGCTGCGCACCCCGGCGTGTTCTTCAGGCCTGAAGCTGTAGGGAGGGGGTGGCTCCACGGGGGGCAGACCCCCGACGGCCTTCAGGATAATCTGCAGGGAAAGGAGGGGACAGAGGCTTCTTAGGGCCTGCCACCGGCCACGGCCACCCATGTGCTGGTGGTGGCatgtttcccagggagaagggTGACCCGACGCTGGTTGCAGAGCCCTCCCTAGGGCCCAAAGGCTTGGCGTAAGGACACCCTCCACTGCCCCCGTTGCTCTAAAAATCTGAATGGGGAGTCACAGAGAGCCGAGGGAcagggcaggggttggggtggaTACCAACCTCGCTGTAGGGGGGTGGGGGCTCGCAAATGGATGCTGTGACCCTCTCTGCGGGAGTAACGGGGGGCCGTTCTGGGGGCCCCTCATGATCCGTTGGGGGGTCCTGCTCCGACTTTCTGCAGTTGCGACAGAAGCGCTTAGCCAGGCCACAGATGCACAAGAGGGGTATGATGATCAGAAAGACGACGACAAAGATCCTGGGGTAAGGAACCACCAACGTCAGCCTGAGTCTCCAGCCATCCCCgctgcacctccctccctcccctgacctACACCCACCCCTCAGCAGGAAGTCCAGTCCAGTCCTGGGTGGGCCAGAGGAACCGGCCCAAGGCTCACCTCAAGGGGCCAGAGAAGAGCTGGAACTGCTCTGGCTGGTACTGTTGGCAGCAGCTGTTACCACAGCAGCTGAACCCTTTAGGGCAGGTGCTGCGGACCAGGTCAGAGAGAGGCCATCGGTACCAAGGTGGGGAGGCAGAAGGATCCCAGCTTCCCTAAAACTCACCCACGCGCTCAGGGCACGAGCCGCACCCCTAGCAGGGTGGAGGTACAGGCCCCCGGGGCTCAGTGGGAGGAACCTGGGGCTGGGATCAGGACCTGGGTTTCAGGCTCAGCTCACTACTGGCCTCATGCACTCGTGCCAAGTCACATTCCTTGctgggcctcactttcctcatctataagatgggtgGAATGAAGGCCCTGTCGCCCTCACTGGGCGGGTGTGGGGACTGAGTGTTGTAGTGGCTACAACATCGCTCTAAGGAGATgtagaggaagagggagagtggggaggggccaggagctAATTCCAGGAAGAGTGAGCTGGTGCTGGTGGCCACGgagcaggaggtgggagggacaCGGTGTCCCTGGAACATCCAGGGCTGACTGCTGGAAACACTTGGCTGCCCAGAGGCCAcccccctcagcccctcctcaTCGTGCTTGGGCTTCTCAGCGTTTATAGAGTGAGAGCGTTTGCCCTCGCTTCCAGGGGGACCCTCAGAGGGGAGGTGGCCTAAGGCCGGCGTCAGAAGGATGGGGATTGGCCCGCAAATGTGAAACTGCCCGTGGATAGGCTGCTGGAAGGAGTGAGGGGCGGAGTCTCCCTCTCTGGGTCGGAGTATGGCTTCTGGCTAGAAGGGGAAAGGGTGAGGATGAtgaaggcaggcagggcaggatCTGGGATGTCTCCTCCCCACAGTGGAAGTTACAGCCCAAATCCCAGACTTACAAGAAGAGACCACATGtggctgcagcctgtggaagaaaaGAGGCGGAGGTCTGGGTCATAACCTGGGGGCTGGGGTTTCCACCAGGTGCTGCCCAGGTACCTCACTGCTAGCAGGTCCCAGAGGATCAGCATCTTCCCTCACACTTGCTCTCCACCTCCCTCCACATGTTCCCCGGGTCGGCGGCTGCAGCCCCAGCGCCACCTCGTGGCCCCAGCTGTCCTTCCTCTCCTCACCACACCTCCTGCCACATTTGCTCACCCCCAGGTCTGTAAGCTCACGCCTTCTGACCACCCTTCCAACCCATCCCCACCACGGCCAGGACTCCAGCAACCCCCGCGCCCACCCCGTCACTCCCAACGCTGCTGCAAGTTTCTATCCCACACATCTGAACACCTAAAACCTTGCTGGAAGcctccttcagtggctccctgggGCCCAGACACCATGACCAGCCCTATCCCCCATTCCCACTCCCCCTGGCCCTCCTGCACACCCACCCACTGGGAGTTCTCTGAACACGTCTGACTGTTTTACACATGCCTGCAGGAAcaagctcctccctccctccctcttctgcaCTAGTTCTGTGCCACACGGAGGCTATCATTACGGAATTTAACCTGATTAATAGCAAATATGTGCGTAAGCCCTGCTTGGAAAGTTCTTTCCCCAGGTATCTGAGAGGCTGGCTCCAGCGCCTTCTCTGACCATCTTACTTAAAATTACATCTACTCCCCCAAAGCACTCCCTTTCCCCTAACTGTGCTTACTTTATCTGCATAGCTCTTGTCCACatctaacatactatatattttactttatcttgcTACTTGTTTGTCTCCTCAGTAGAATGTAAACCCCGCCAGGGGAGGGATTTTTGTCTATTGAAAACCAATACTCACGATTTCGGCAGACTGAATGAAAGAGCACTGACAACCTGGTTTCCTTTCATCCTGGCTGCTCCCAGACCGTGGGGGAGGAATGCAGGTAGAGGAACACAGCAAACGGGAGGTTATCTgtcaccccaccccagcctccaggGAGATGAACAACCATGGCTCAGAATAAGAAGCCAACTTTGGCGAGAccaccatgtctttttttttttttttggccgcgccaccaacatgcaggatcttagttccctgaccagggatcaaacccgtgcatCCTGCCGTGGAGGCGCGCAGTCTTAACCCctgtactgccagggaagtccgaagACCACCATATCTTTATACCTTGAAATAACAGTTCAACTGTTAACGACAATAACAATAAAGCTAAGATACCAATGACAGCCAATAAGATTTGGGCTGATTCCCACAGGTCTTGGCCAGTGGGCTCAAGAGCAGGAATGAACCCCTGCAGGTtggcccagagagggtaaggTGACTGCAGAGCTGGGGACAGCCCACGGGGTCCAGGCACTCAGTGTACCCCCTTTCCCTCAGATCCCATCCcctgtccctcccccttctcctggcCCCCAACTAAGAAAGACAAGCAATGAACAGGTTTACGGA
This window encodes:
- the TMEM92 gene encoding transmembrane protein 92, coding for MSATWVPGLVPTLLLGLLAGLQQAAATCGLFFTCPKGFSCCGNSCCQQYQPEQFQLFSGPLRIFVVVFLIIIPLLCICGLAKRFCRNCRKSEQDPPTDHEGPPERPPVTPAERVTASICEPPPPYSEIILKAVGGLPPVEPPPPYSFRPEEHAGVRSGIDNPAF